One genomic segment of Coffea arabica cultivar ET-39 chromosome 6e, Coffea Arabica ET-39 HiFi, whole genome shotgun sequence includes these proteins:
- the LOC113695732 gene encoding auxin-responsive protein IAA14-like, whose protein sequence is MDLQLGLALSSIPDKGFDLNFSEIEASPVKNEECNIKKRNSVEAFEEKNADDHVPQTLALLVWDEQSNQGDDVDEPEISSVTTNNADRGFVGWPPINSWRKKICQQNRPGGFVNCVTVENGGGHAGGGVRGRNSMYVKVKMEGVGIARKVDLNLYHSYQTLLQTLVGMFGKCQQSVQSYQLIFQDKEGDWLLAEDVNWGNFITSVQRLKLLRKRD, encoded by the exons ATGGATCTTCAGTTGGGACTTGCACTTTCCAGCATTCCTGATAAAGGGTTCGATTTAAATTTCTCTGAAATTGAGGCAAGCCCAGTAAAGAATGAGGAATGCAACATCAAGAAACGGAATTCTGTTGAAGCCTTTGAGGAGAAAAATGCTGATGATCACGTGCCTCAAACTTTGGCTTTGCTGGTATGGGATGAGCAGTCTAACCAGGGAGATGATGTGGATGAGCCTGAGATTAGTTCTGTCACGACTAACAA TGCTGATCGTGGGTTTGTGGGGTGGCCTCCAATTAATTCGTGGAGGAAGAAGATTTGCCAGCAGAACCGCCCTGGTGGTTTTGTAAACTGTGTAACGGTGGAGAATGGTGGTGGTCACGCTGGAGGTGGTGTCAGGGGAAGAAACTCCATGTACGTGAAGGTGAAAATGGAAGGCGTGGGAATAGCTAGAAAGGTGGACTTGAATCTCTATCATTCTTATCAGACACTCCTTCAAACCTTGGTTGGCATGTTTGGTAAAT GTCAGCAAAGTGTGCAATCTTACCAGCTCATTTTTCAAGACAAGGAAGGTGATTGGCTACTAGCTGAAGATGTCAACTGGGG AAATTTCATTACTTCAGTGCAACGTCTGAAATTGCTGAGGAAAAGGGACTGA